The Aspergillus fumigatus Af293 chromosome 5, whole genome shotgun sequence nucleotide sequence TTTGGCGGAGCGAAAAGGGGTCTTGGTCTTCCGATGAGCGACAGTCTCAACCATGCATAACAGGACTTGAAGCATTGAATTTTCGTTTGTGTCTAACTTGCTTTGCATGATCGTTATTATCCGCCGTCGTGCATTCTGCGTTTTCGCGTTCTTGTCTGAGCTGGTGCACGATTCTTGCCATGTATACCACCATTCAAGTCTCTCTTCCGATGCTTAACCGGCTTGGATCAAGTCTAAGTTTCGTAAAATAGCATCTGGTGTCCGTCGACTGAAACATTCGAAAGCAGCGCTCCCACAGAAGTAGGATCAGCGTAATAAATTTGCTCCAATCCTCAAATATTATGATCGTATTGTTTTTCCGTTTCTGCTCTTCACTCTTTGAGGCTGAAAACACTCGATTCACCCTTGACTTGGGTTATTGGTTGATCTCATCCATGCTGTGGAGATCTCAACTTTGTGCATTGTAGTCCTCAGAATCACATGACCTAGGCTTATTTCTGGTCTCAGTCGCCAGCTCAACCTTCTGATGCAACAACCAACAATCTCTCCTCAGAATCAATTCACAAACATCTGTCACCTATTGCTTCCAGCATATTATCCAACCTCTATTGTCCAGCTTTTCATAGCCTGATCTTCCTCCGTGTCCAAGATGGACCGTAGTCTTGATGAGATCATTGCCGAGCGCCCTGTAAGGCCTCCAGCACTCTTTTTCAGCTTGCACTCACTGAAGAAGCTTCACTTGTTTACTAACATGTAAAATCATATAGCAGAAACAAAACAGAGGTCGCCGTCCtccccaaggtcaaggtcgTCGCCGAGATGGCGTGAAAAAGGTCCGTCCATATATCGTCTGACAAACAAACTCTCGCTCTCACCAGATCAGCTGTGCTAACCTCCTACTTTTCGAGCTTCTAGgtcctccctcctcttctcctttcgAACCTCCCTATCGCAACATGATCAGTACAGATATCGTTGGTCTTGTCGTCCTGTCTTACACGGCCTCAAGGCACGCGAAAGAAGCCGCAGATTAATGGAGCCGTTTCCAGACTGCATATTATGATTTCCAGCTGACCTTGTCTCTCTTTTTGCGTCACAACAGTCCTACAGAGAAGAACGAGTTGACTTGGATCTGTAATTCACCCCGCACAAATCACAATTTTCAGTTCGCGTTTGCTGATAGGGTCGCACTTACAGTGATTGGGTCCACGACAGATATGACGACGACAGAGACAGTGCGTTTTGAACCTGGCTTCGTGGCGATTGTCACGGGggattttcttttcattcCGCTCGTTTGTTTTAACACAGGTTTCTTTCAGCACGCCCTGCTCGTGGTTCCCGACGTCCACGCGGTGACCGTTACTCCCCATCGCCCGATCGGTATGTCTGGCTTGGATTTACTGCTGAAGCCCTTTGTGGTCATGGCGGCTAACTCCTGCAGCAGCGCACCCGCCGGAGCAAAGATTCGTGTTGAGAACCTTCACTACGACATTACAGAGAGCGATCTGGAGGTAAATGCCGATCAAAGAGCATATGACACCTCGTGTTTGATCAGTTAGCTGATGAGTTTTCGTTTCAGGATCTGTTTAATCGGATCGGACCTGTCTCAAATCTATCTCTCGTCTATGACCGGGCTGGACGCTCCGAAGGCGTTGCCTATGTTACCTACAACCGTGCGAACGATGCGAGAACGGCGATAGCAGAATTCGATGGCGCAAATGCCAAAGGACAGCCTATCCGTTTGACACTAGTCGCCTCTGGCCCCGGAAGACGGGGCCGCAACCCATTTGATAATGTCGAACGGCCCAAGGGAAGTCTTTTCGATCGCATCGAGCGGCCTCGCGATGCCCGAAGCTTAAGCCCTGGAAGTGAGAATGGTGATGTGGAAGGCGGAGCACGTCGTCGCCGGGGCCGTCGCTCTGGAGGAGGCGCAGGCCATCGCCGTAGCGATGTCTCGAAACCTGCCCCCGAGCACATTGACCGGTACGTGCCTGGACAGCGATCACCAGTCAGACGAAGCACCAATGGCAGACGGCAGGGGGAGCGGCGAGATGATAGAAATCGAGGCGAGGGCCGCCGGAACCCTAACGCCAGACCTAAGAAGACGCAGGAAGAGCTTGATCAAGAGATGGATGATTACTGGGGAGGCGCAAATGcgggtgctggtgctgccgACAAAGAGGTCGTGCAGGATGAGCCTCAGCAGATCGCCCCAGCTACATCCGCTGCggctggtgatgatgacgttGACATGATTGAATAGGACATTACCTACATTACAGTGGAATATGGAGGGTGTTTTTGGCACTGTATTCCATTTTCTTGCTCTTATGTATTTCTCAGCTCAAACCAGATTGGAACATCTTGTGCGCAGTTGTTCTTTGACACTGGGCGTGTAATATGAGACAATTGATTTCGCATATATCATGCGGTACTGTTACATTATCTCGATAGGCGACTCAGCACTGCATTGCAAAAGGTAGATGTTCGGGCGGTCCCGGTTATATGCTGGTTATAAACTGGACATGTGGCGAGCATAGGAGTCGCGAGACCCAGGTGAGTCGATCGATAGTCAGTATTGAACACTGACCTCGTCTCGTGGGAGTAAGGTTCACTGTAGGCAGGGAAACTATTCCATAGTTGCAGTAACCTGTGGGCCTACCGCCACAGCCCATAAGGCTCCCTGCATGCCTTCCAGAGCTTAATTGTTCCATCTTCACTTCCTGTGCCGTACAGCTTGCCGTCGGGAGAAAAACTGACTGACCAGATTGGGCCGTGATGACCCTTTTGGACCTCTAAGGTAGCAGGTTAGCGTGGCCATACGTCTTAGAAATAGAAGTTTCTTATACACGTACCGAGCTCTTCTTCGGTGCGTAGATCGTACACTCGAGCCCAGGTATCGTCAGCACTGCCGGTGACCAATCGGCCAGTATCATTGTTCACAGCGGCGCTGGCGACCTCGTATCGAAagtccatcttcttcaaaagCCGCCCGGGGGTGACACCATCGAAGAGGTAGACACTCTTTCCGGCCGCGACAGTTAGGATGCCGGGGTCATTGGGTCGAGTGGCGAGGGTGTTGAGTTCGCAGCTACCTATCGTGCCTTCGACAGCGTACTCGATGACAGGATGGCGAGAACGAAGATCCCACCAGCGGACCTTCCGATCCTCTGCGGCTGTTGTGAGGATGTTGTAGTCTTGATTCCAGACGATAGATTTGATTGTGCCTCCGTGTGCGCCAGGCCCAATCTCATAGCTTGTGATTGGACTAGCCCCATTGCCGTTCTCCCCGGGCGACGGGGACGTTGGTGAGGAACTGTTACTACCACCGCTGCGTGTCAGATCAAAAATACGTAGCTTTTTCTCGAAGCCTCCAGTGGCTAGAATTTGAGGGGACGATTGAATCGGGAATGCCACCGCCCGACAGATGTGTGAATGCTGGAGCGTGTGCAAGCATTCACCAGTATGAGTATCCCACACCTTCCTGGGTTTAGTGTCAGCAGCCCCGTCAATGTTACCGCGGTACGAGAAATCATAAAACATACGCGGAGAAATCTGCAGCCGCAGTTGCTGCAATGTTCGCGTCCGTCGAAAGACGAGCTTGCCATACAGCTCCCTTGTGGCCAAGGAAAGTGCCAATCCTGAGTTATACGTCTTAGCCAGGCAATTGGTAACGATGGAAACGATAACCACTAACCAATCACCAGTAATGCCATCGCGGAGCATCGGGTTGTTGTCTGAGAGAAATTTAGCCCAGTCGGGAGGCAGACATTGAAGAGGAAACGGTTACCTTTGCAAGCAGAAATTAGATAGTACTGATCGTCCTCTACAAGGGAGGAGAAGTTCAGATGAGGCACTGGACGAGAGTGTCCATGGCAGGTCAAGGGCACAACTTTAGGGATATCTATTATTCGTCAACACATAGGTGAAGAAAACTCTCTGAAATAAGCGGTTTACCTGACGCCATAGTAAAAGTCTGAATGGGCCAACATATAACAAATCCGTGTCTGTTCACCTAGTGGTTGATTGGTTGTTTGCTTTCAAACTCAGTCGGCCGTGAAGATTGTGGTTGATCAGTGCTTGGACATAGGCTTAAAACTGCCTATCAACGATCAAAACATGAATTGATAGGTGATAGAAGGCTTTGGAGAGACGTCAGGGATCGGTATAGGTAATGATACAGGAAAGATTCGTCAATttcatcaaatcatcaatATAGATAGGCGGGGTAATCGTGACGAGGCAATCGGGAGAGAATGAAAAGTTATAAAAAGGTTGTTTGGCAGCGTTCCCAACCGTAAACAGAAGTAGATTAAGTACTTGATCAGATCCGTCAACGGGAAGcaaacaaaggaaagactCCGACTCCAAAGAGACGCACGACAGGAGTCTTGAGGATACTGAGTTAAGCAAGTAAGTCTTCCCTGTCCTGATAGCTCTGTTCGTTGATACTCCAAATTATCGGAGTTTCGTTCAAAATCTCCGATTACTCACGCTAGACTGAAAGCAGTGAAGATGACTGACACGTGACGTGTATAGTTCTACTTGTGAGCTTGGATAAATATTACTGCTGTCCTCTCAATCCCCATCTAGCACCCGAAAGAATTTATGAGCATGCCGGTAACTCTAGTCTGTTACAGGAAGCAATAGGTTAAGTTCTCCACGGTTTTGTCCTAGCCATTGAATGGTCCTTCTTAGACTCGTTCGTTACACTGTTCTACAAGTATATTAAGTGACGGTTATTTCAACAATGGGCCGGTTGGCGTAGTGGTTATCGCGTTTCGTTTACACCGAAAAGGTCGCCGGTTCGAACCCGGCACTGGTCATTTTTTGCATGTTTCTGATAGACACTGGAGTTTGGGAATGTGGCAAAGGACATAGTGCACAAGTTCTCGTCTACAATTTTTTTTCATTCAGTATAGCAAGTAAGTAAGAAAGTAATCCACCAGAAAGCAAGATCGGAACTGCCAGACACAGTACACTGTTCCTCGGCATGCCTTTCATGCCTTTGGTGTAGCAACATCACTTgagaagcaaaaaaaaaaaaattaaaagTGGTGACCCCATGGGAATAAAGGAACATGCAATTGATCATAGCCACAATAGAGCAATCCGCTAGAAACCAGGGGCAACGACAATGATAAGTACCGATCACGCCTCCCCAAAGAGCTTGAGGAACAGATAAAAGAACCCAGAAGTGTatcttgatggatgtatAACCGTGTAGAGCCAACGCCTCACGAATGGTTCATCTTTTGGCCATATATCCTTGCGGGAGCCAGCCATAATGGTCTTGCAAATCATACGACTCTTTTGCCGCAGACTGGCGAGCAACGTAGTCGGAAATTCCTCGTGCGAAACCCACCTTTCCGTTCtgattctttctttctttctttctttctttttttttttttttttttttcctttttccatTTCCCAGGCTGTCCTTCATCCATTTCTGAAAATCGACGCAAGTTGCAAGTCAACCGTATATCCGAGCAAAGAAGGGTAGCATGACCAccagggcaagaagagaagagtcAAAAATAAGAGGCTCCACCCACGCGAGACGAGGAAGTGGCAATCCTCACGAAGGTAAAAGAATGGCCGTAAGAAGAACCGATGCAAGAGGGAATCATGAACGCAGGACAAGACCACTTGACTAAGACCACTTGAGTAGAACACTGTTTGTCTCCCATGGTGAGGCGGAGAAATGAAGTGTCCCGAAATTGGAGCACAATTAAAAGTAAGGGCAGAAAGAAAgtccaaggagaagagagtgcgatgaagacgagaaacagaaaaaaaaaggctgGGTATGTGAAATGACTCGACTAACAAAATCAGATGACCTGAGCAAATGCGAATCCCCAACAGTTTTGCCGGGATCTTGATACACAAACAGCATAGAGCCGAAGAGGAGTACAGCCTCACCAAGGGAAAGACATTAGAAAAGCGCCCACAATACCATGCTATGAAAAACAAAGAACAAAAAACCGGACGGGAGATGTTAAAAGCAAGCAGTCAAGGCCAGAATACCGTAGTCCTTACTCCCAGGAGGTAAAGCGGGAGCCCTCCGAATGCTGATCTAGCTCATGAAAATCCAGGACTCCCAATGCGCCAGACTTGAAAACCCTCAATTGTCATCAAACATGTCGGACATTAATTCCAGAGAAGAAAACGGGATCCGTCTACCGACCCAGCATGTAGTCAGGATAGAAAGAATTGAAGCCTCCCACGTTTGATCCGGTAGAAGTGCCGCCTACACCCCCCGTGAGGGGCGGAGTCGGGGACATCAACGAATTCATGTTGTTTCCTCTGATCCCCAAACCAGAGTTTGAGTTAAACGACCCGTTGGTGGGCATAGGTGCGTGGGGATTCCCTGGCAGGTGCATGGCCCCATTGTTTCTCAAAGCCATGGGCATCGCCAGTCCCGGCGGCGCAGCAAGCCCAGGCGGTGGACCGCTTACCGTCGAGAACATATGACTGTGGATGCCGCCGAGACTGCTACCACCAGGAATCGAGCCTTGCGCGGAAAGGTGATTGGACGCGTTCATGCTACCCGGCTGACCGGAGCGGACACCCAATGGGTTCTTGGAGAAACTCAGGCGAATCCCGGTCTTGGTACTGTTGGAAAGCTTATATCCATAAAGCTCATTGAGCGCTTTACTAGCCATGGCCACTTCGTCGAATTCAACGAAACACATGGGGCCGTTTTGCTTGTTCCGGAAGCACAGGCGCTTGTATCCGCGTTGTTTGGAGAAGAGAGCCTTCAGCTCCTCTTCGGAGGTGTCTGGAGGAAGGTTACCCACATAGAGGGTATTGCAGGGTGGGTTCAAGTCGTTCGGATTCGCCGCGGGAAGACTATGACGAGGAGTATGCTGACTACCATAAGGGTATCCATGACCTCCCATCATAGTGTTACCGTTGATTGCCTGAGGAAAGGCGGAGGAAGGCGTCGGGACCCCCATGCGCCCTGAGCCGCCAGGCGCATAGTTGTGCAGAGGCGGCGAGGTCATGTTGGTGGACAGAGAGAGGTTGCCGAATCGGTTGGTGGGATACTGAGGATTC carries:
- a CDS encoding putative RNA binding protein, which encodes MTTTETVRFEPGFVAIVTGDFLFIPLVCFNTGFFQHALLVVPDVHAVTVTPHRPIGMSGLDLLLKPFVVMAANSCSSAPAGAKIRVENLHYDITESDLELADEFSFQDLFNRIGPVSNLSLVYDRAGRSEGVAYVTYNRANDARTAIAEFDGANAKGQPIRLTLVASGPGRRGRNPFDNVERPKGSLFDRIERPRDARSLSPGSENGDVEGGARRRRGRRSGGGAGHRRSDVSKPAPEHIDRYVPGQRSPVRRSTNGRRQGERRDDRNRGEGRRNPNARPKKTQEELDQEMDDYWGGANAGAGAADKEVVQDEPQQIAPATSAAAGDDDVDMIE
- a CDS encoding WD40 repeat domain-containing protein — encoded protein: MASDIPKVVPLTCHGHSRPVPHLNFSSLVEDDQYYLISACKDNNPMLRDGITGDWLVVIVSIVTNCLAKTYNSGLALSLATRELYGKLVFRRTRTLQQLRLQISPRMFYDFSYRGNIDGAADTKPRKVWDTHTGECLHTLQHSHICRAVAFPIQSSPQILATGGFEKKLRIFDLTRSGGSNSSSPTSPSPGENGNGASPITSYEIGPGAHGGTIKSIVWNQDYNILTTAAEDRKVRWWDLRSRHPVIEYAVEGTIGSCELNTLATRPNDPGILTVAAGKSVYLFDGVTPGRLLKKMDFRYEVASAAVNNDTGRLVTGSADDTWARVYDLRTEEELEVQKGHHGPIWSVSFSPDGKLYGTGSEDGTIKLWKACREPYGLWR